The following proteins are co-located in the Triticum aestivum cultivar Chinese Spring chromosome 1A, IWGSC CS RefSeq v2.1, whole genome shotgun sequence genome:
- the LOC123135341 gene encoding uncharacterized protein: MPHRHECSCRSFATTNLVGVAILVLEPAGARPSAPDPTSGAVPVPLASPFPEGRAALLSLDPLWIEEEDDDRHADRVGRIQRRAGPPLLQPGLKPTGVASSGWFR; encoded by the exons ATGCCTCACCGCCATGAGTGCAGCTGCAGGAGCTTCGCCACCACCAATCTGGTAGGAGTCGCCATCCTCGTCCTAGAGCCGGCTGGAGCTCGCCCGTCGGCCCCGGATCCGACCTCCGGCGCCGTTCCCGTGCCCCTCGCCTCGCCGTTTCCTGAAGGCCGTGCCGCCCTGCTTTCCCTCGATCCcctctggatcgaggaggaggacgacgacaggcACGCCGACCGCGTGGGCCGCATCCAGCGCCGAGCCGGCCCACCGCTCCTCCAACCTGGGCTGaagcccactgg tgttgcttcttcgggttggttccgataa